tttatacaGAACATTTCGTAAGAGTTGTAACGATCAAACGCTGCCATTTTCCTTAAAATCACATTCCAGTTTGAAATAATAtctgtatattttaataaaaaacccaGAAGCCCACCAGTCGATATCGTAAATACCATTTTCACAGCTCTCTGAAGTGCTTGATGCAGagtcaatttttaattattttccgtTGCTTGTGTTTCTTGGCAGTCTGCGAATTGTGTCTACAAAATTTCTATGGCCTTTGCATAAgattaacaaaaaacaaatataaaataagaacATATAAAGGAAGACGTATAAAGTAAATTTACACATTTGACATAGCttttataattcaaaaaaaaataccaatcAAATAATGcaatgtatgtatttttatttaaaactcaatatttttatgatcaataaaataaaaccattctTTTGCAATTGAAAACTGTTTAatctgttttgtatttaaacgGTAGGCTGTAGTGGCCATAAAAAGGACAACCGTGCTAAAAGGACATATGAAATACAAACATGCTCGGCGGCTGCCTCAGGACTTTTGTTAATTggccttgcagagggtattttaaaattggacaGATGTTTGTGGCGCACTAATTGAGACATTTCCGAACCCAatgaagtatatatatatattattgatcagcATGACTAGACGTGTCCGTCACGTCCGTCTGTTTCTACAACGTTTTCGAGATCAgtctaaaaattttttctattagttcttcgacatatcgtatagtaatggttaaatatttcagaattacggtataaatttaatcaaaatcggacgactatatcatataactcccatagaaataataaaaatatataaaataactatataataactgagctgcaaatcatcatagctccaatgtttttagacacatacgcaagtaaatcataattttaatgttttaaaaaatatttaatttttgcaatagctgcttccttttttgtttttttatttttttttaccgattgttcctatgggagctatatgatatagtcgtccgattttgatgaaatttaaacagtaattctgaattatttaaccattactatatgtcgaagaactaaaataaaattaaaaaacagcaaagttataatttttttaatttattttttcgattgttcctatgggagatatatgctatagtcgtccgatccggctcgttccgacttatatactacctgcaatagaaagacaacttttgggaaagtttcattcagatagctttaaaactgagagactagtgtgcgtagaaacggacggacagactgacaccCGGactgacggacatggctagatcgactcacctagtgatactgatcaagaatatatatacttatagggtcggaaatgtctccttcactgagttgcaaacttctgactgaaattataataccctctgcaagggtataaaaactactAAAATTGTTACTGTTTTGTGGCATAGACCAAGATTCTTATGCAAATCGCTGTGTCATTCAAACACTGCTGGATTATTACGTATATAtaggtttatttaatttataccaatttataaaatgatcaaaaattgtatcgcCAGAAAAAGCTCATaactagtaaaaaaaatagtaaaccCAGAGAAAAACGGCATAGTAAaatgaaacaataaaataattgaatgtaacatgtttttcatatttgcgAAACATTGTTGGGCCagttcaatttatttgaacaAAACTTTTTAGCATTATTATAAGTTATgagtttaataattatttcaagagattttaagaaaataaaagaacgtCAGTCTAATCAGATAAATACCTTAACGCCTTCTCGACTTTTATAATCATATGCTTTGATTAACATCTATCACTACCTAGAAAATGTCAAGAATTCCTCAAATTTTGCAGCAGTTATTAAGAAACTAAGTTTAACAAGGTCACTGAGCTCAGTTGTAGAGGGTGTTCTAATTAccaatatttcagaattatggtcttaattttgataaaatcggaagactatatcTAACAGCtagcataaaaaatataacttagcttttttcgaatttttcaATGTTCTTTGAGATAAATAGTAATACCAATAGTAACGGTTTAATATATAAGAATTATGTATTAAACTtcgctgtttttcaattgacTTGAATATACCtcataattgttttgttattagAGAATTacatctttaattttattttaatcggACAACGATGTATACCTGCCATAGTAACGAACGAATAATATAGCGGAAAATCATATAGGCATACAAATCAGAGTATTGGTGATTCagagaaaatttaatttttggaatagaTGCAAGGGTaaataaacttcggcttgctgaagtttgcttcttttcttgttgtttCTTGTAGTCGTACACTTAGCTGTAGccttaaatatattcttgtgaaacattaaaaaaataatgttgttaTGTCATTAAAACATTGTTTATAGGAACGGGAATGCATACagaaaattagttttcattttatccataaatatattatttaatcacaaaatttaatgtattaagAAAATCGAATAAGTCCGAGatctttaaaaagtttaatcaaCCTTTTTCTTCGTAATAGATCTATTAAACcagattaaaatattaaaatatattaataaaaaagagcTGCATTAAAAAGCAAACTAAAGTTGACGCcttaatttctaaattttggATCAATTGCCATGCAGCCATCGCACTCGAGGCTTTTGAAAGCACAAGAACGATGGCCGATcaaaattccaaatatttctcaatatttttttcggagCGAAAATAGATTTTCATCTTGTTAGGCTTGCTCTTGCTGCTAGTCGCTATTTTTAGCCGTGTATCTGACGGATACACATACACAAAGAGCCTGCTGtgagtaaaaaataaattgaatttaaatttttaaaaggagAAAGAAAAACGCATAATTTTCACGAGAATGCAGCACGAGAGAGGCGAAGCAAATAGCTTTTGGGGAAATTTCGAGGGAAATTTTTGAGATTGCCGAGCAAAGTTGCTAAAGCGCTTTGGCGCATATACTTTTTAATGGGAAATTTTTGAGGCGAGAAAATTATTCAATACTGCGTTGGTGTGAGTCCATGTGTGTGAGTTTTCCCGATTACCAGGCTGTTTGTGTGTCTGtgagtttttcagttttttcgAGTGCcagtgtgcgtgtgcgttGGATCTTGGGTCGCTTTCTGGGCTAAGCAACTTGGTCAGCATCAGTGTTCTCGGGGTTTCGACAGCGTATAGTGTGTTTGAAACGCTAAGGTTGGTCACGCCAGGATTTTTACCCGAGAAAAATTAACtcgaaaataatataattaaatcgCCTGCTTTTGCTGCagaattgttattttaagcTGATTCCAAGTGGATAAAAATTAGTGAAAAGTGcattgcatttaaatgcattgaaaccaaaaaataaaccaggAACCCAGGaaggaaaattttaataatacacCAAAAATATTgtgcatatgtatatgtgtCGGGCAGTATGGATACAATtccttaaaaaagttaaaagagTGATGCAAATCTAAAGCCagtgaaaaaaatcaataaataaaaaaattaaccttaaaaaaatcaacttaaaAGCCCCCACAAAACGcttttaaccattttaaattggaattcttatgataattttttcgaacatttttaaaattcgctTATAAGGAATTTTGTAACTAAATCTGACGGGACTAATACCATTTAATGAAAATCCGTATGTGTGagagaatatttttttgcacacacacataaacacaagaaaagctCCCAccacatatacatatgcacACCTTACACACCAATTGCTACGCACAATTTTCACACACACTACCAAAAGAATTTTCCTCGaagaaaattctttaaaattaactgCAGACAGACACCTGCCTATCGCACACACATACTTgcccatttatttttaacttttcatgAAACTTAGACGAAAAAGCTTTTCCGTCTAGCTTTCTGTGATCTCATAAAACGAAGGCAGCCGAAAATTGTAGGTATTTATCCTTGAGATTGTTTTCGAGGTAGTGGCGAGAAAGAGAGataaattttggaaaatatcAGAGACTGAGATGATTCCCTGATGTGGATaaatatcatatatatatatatatatgtatatatgaaCATATCTAGGTATATATGCTTGGCATAGACACCCACACAAAATTAAGAATTTCAGAACAAATATTCTCTTGCCGTTTGTGAGCGATTCCGAAGGCCACAAAATTTGCTTACTTATAGATTCATATTTAAACtggttgaaaaattaagtaattggcagatacaaaattgtaaaatgtattgttactttttaaattaaaaaaatgaatttaaagataattttaatattgaaagcCATGTTGTAGATGCTATATACCCTTAAAATCACTTTATATTCACTCAAttagtttgttatttatatactgCGAAACTCTTTACCTGTCATCTTCACCCACCTCGATATATATTTTCTCTACCTCATGTGTCTCCATTACCCATTGTCCCAATTTAATAGCATTTGGGGAACAAAACACTCCTAAGTATCGAAAGACCTCCAAAAGATCAGCAACTACAACATAAATGACTTTGTCCCACTTCGGGTGGAAGCAGCATAGATACACGAATACACACCCACACATTGAATGACCCCAAAGAATtgaaacttttcaaattgCAATCTCTGCGTAGAtatttgtgtgtgtatttCGAAATAATAGGGGGAAACTCTAGAATTACATTTAGCAAACGATGTCCAAAAAAGCATTTTTTCTATGCGTGTGTGCGAGTGGACTGGATATTTTTCTCACATGCAAAAGCgtataaagtttatttttaactctTCAGAATCGTgcagcaaataaatatatagctCACTGACGAATCCGGATTCGGATTCAGTGTGggcgaaatgaaaatggaaaattaaaattacgtGAGATCTTTTAAATGTTCGGCGTAGCCAAACAAAATGTGTTTACattaaacttttcaaatttattgcaCAGATACCGATAGaggatatatatgtatatatatttttaaatatacgtACAGATGTACACGTTAATATTTAGAATGCGCCTGgaaagatttttaattgcaatggATAAAAAACTTGAGATAtcatagaaacaataattGCTTATAATGTTAGGTTCAAAGAAATCTATATATGTagaatgttttgaaaacatttcgGAAATTTTTAGTTCAAACGAGTAAAATCATGACAAGCTTCAACattttcactttgaattaaatattttcggtgcTCATTTAGCCCCGAGGAGTgttgtgtttaaatcaaagtgtgttacactttaatttttaattttaagtatggaaaaaaaattttaaattaaaaaaaaaaaacaaatctaaaatttttctattggataaactaattaaatatgttaataattacattatcatgtttttagtttaattggagtaagtttatattttgaaagacAATTTTACTTTGgggtttttctctgggtgtataagtatttatattcgtATAAGGTTTATTTAGTAAGTTGATAGCTCACATTTTTAATCACTTGTGTAATggcttacaaatatttaattatatatttaaatatattcagaTCTActaatattgaaaacaaagaaTATTAGtagaataaattattaatcaaAGCTAATTTTTTCTTACGTAAAAACACTTTCTCATTATATGGTATTTATAAACTAGTCAAACTACAATTAGTACCAACAAAAATTTTCACAAAGTACTTATGGTattgaataatatttgaataatattattacaaGTTCTGTGGGGACAAATTTTTAccttagaaatttaaataaaattaaaatataaagcaaattaataaaatatttatgttaagGAAACAGTTTTGGGTTTCCATACTAATCTTCATCTTTCGCCACAGTGCTTTTTTCcagttttcttcctttctaagccaacaacaaaaacacaaacaccaTGGACGCCATCAAGAAGAAGATGCAAGCGATGAAGCTTGAGAAGGATAACGCCATCGACAAGGCCGACACCTGCGAGAACCAAGCCAAGGATGCCAACTCCCGCGCCGACAAACTGAACGAGGAGGTGCGCGATCTTGAGAAGAAGTTCGTCCAGGTGGAGATCGATCTCGTCACCGCCAAGGAGCAGCTGGAGAAGGCCAACACCGAGCtggaggagaaggagaagcTCCTGACCTCCACCGAGTCCGAGGTGGCCACCCAGAACCGTAAGGTGCAACAGATTGAGGAGGATCTGGAGAAGTCCGAGGAGCGCTCGACCACCGCCCAACAGAAGCTGCTGGAGGCCACCCAGTCCGCCGATGAGAACAACCGCATGTGCAAGGTGCTGGAGAACCGCTCCCAGCAGGATGAGGAGCGCATGGACCAGCTGACTAACCAGCTCAAGGAGGCCCGCATGTTGGCTGAGGATGCCGACACCAAGTCCGACGAAGTCTCCCGCAAGCTGGCCTTCGTTGAAGACGAGCTGGAGGTCGCTGAGGATCGTGTCCGCTCCGGCGAGTCCAAGATCAtggagctggaggaggagctgaAGGTGAGTTGCACTTGCAGACTAGCGACCCAACGATTTAAGAGTAGAGATCATAGGTTTATTAGGTACCCTGTTAAACATTGTATTTCAAAAAGATCAACCATAAacaaatagttaaatataGGATTAACATAGATAAGTTCTTACATGATCATTTATCTAAGACATTTTAAATGGATTCatggattttttaaaatttgatatataAAGTTTACGGGAAATAGCAGATTAgagttttctttattattatattgggctaaaaatgttaattttataaatattatatgtatatcaTTTATtgacagaaaaaaatgttactgattttgatgaaatgcTTAGTAATTGAAAAGCGAAATATTACCGTTTTTTAACTtctatttacaatttttaaatgacaataaaaatttgattgcaATACTCAATCAAAAGagtaaaatcaatatttaaaacaaaattacgTGACATTCACAGGCCAACAAACACGTatcaacattaaaattttaaaaatataatatttatattaaagaaaggtaatttaaaatactttccAGCTTAAGAATCcaaattgtaataatttgaatcatactttaaaaatatcatttctACTTCAATCATTCCTCATAGGTTGTCGGCAACTCCCTGAAGTCCCTGGAGGTTTCCGAGGAGAAGGCCAACCAGCGCGTGGAGGAGTTCAAGCGCGAGATGAAGACCCTGTCCATCAAGTTGAAGGAGGCCGAGCAGCGCGCCGAGCACGCCGAGAAGCAAGTGAAGCGCCTGCAGAAGGAGGTCGACAGGCTAGAGGGTATGTATTGTCGTGCTTACGCATCCAGCCTACCCACTCAGCCAGCTCCCGAGGATGTATCTCTCCTCGAGACTTCGGAGATGCTGTCCACAGGAAGGGATCCGACTCGATCAGACGGATTGCTGGCTTCAACTAATGCTCGCATTGTAGTTATCGCCCATAAGGATATTAATACTTCTACTCAGTACTCTCTGCTTTCATTAATTGAGTTTATATATCCAAACATATCACTCTCGCCCTCTCTTTGATTAtctctatatatatttgtataaatgaacaacaaacaaaatgcttTTTGCAGACCGTCTCTTCAATGAGAAGGAAAAATACAAAGCAATCTGCGACGATTTGGACCAGACATTTGCCGAACTTACTGGATATTAAAAAAGATCAAAACAGAACTCACACAGAGCCCCTCCCCAAAAGAAAAGACAACACAAAATTCAGTACTTCCCAAATcccccaatatatatatattattttttgaagctCCCCCAGCAGTTTCAGTGTATTTACCACCCACCCACCTCACACTTCTGTCACGACTTTCTATACACTGTAAATAATCTGTTTAGTCTCGCTTGAATGTGGCCACACCCACAAACCCAGATCCCCACGCCAGTACactgtaaaaatatattcagaTCAAGCCAAACCAAGTTGCAACTGTAGTTAATACAGGTGAATTTATCTATGTAAATATTGTTGTTTGTATGCCAGATTCTTACCCGTTTTGATGTGGCATGACCTCTTGACCTGTCTCGCCTGCCCAGAATCTCAGCACTCAGATCAGCACTCAATCTCAATCtatgtctctctctctcttttctcGACGATCATCAGTGCAAGTCCCTAGTCATTAAATGGTTTCCGAGCTGATTTCGCCTGGCCTTGGTTGAGTGAATCTCTCATTTCCGCACAAGCCAAGGATTTCTGCAACGATTGGTTGGATAGATCTTGGCTAGATCCCGTAGAGCCCCCCATAGATTCGATCCCTGGGCCCACGCACAGAACCGCTGACTAACCCACAAACTAGAAACGCTTGCCAGAACAGCGCGCCACTAACCCAGGCTCAATGAACTCTATAAACTTAACAATATGAGTGTGGACCTTACTTCTTATCACATATACAAAGTCCTGCGCATCTTGTTAAGATTGTAGAATATTTGCACCAAAGAATTCGCACAGTATAAAGTTTAAGTGTTCTGTGTTCGATTCTAATGTTGCTGTGTGCTGAAAACGCCTTTGAAAATTatctaacattttttaaaccatCATTTGCACTCCGCAGACGAGTTGGGCATCAACAAGGACAGGTACAAGTCCCTGGCCGACGAGATGGACTCCACATTCGCCGAGTTGGCTGGCTACTAAAATGGCCAAGTGTCCCAAAatccaaaaccaaaccaacaACGAGCAGCAACGGAGGAAGATGGAGACAACGAGGAACTCTACTAATTGTAAACGAATATCTCAGATTGACTTGGCTAGCAAGAAGAACCGCAGCCACAGATACCAAGAACAACATCCATTGTGTATACAATTCTTTATAAAGctatatatttcataataaataaataacaacaacaaccagatcaacaacagcaacaaacacCAAGCATAGATTGTGTAGAACCAAGCATAACAGCAAATGGaagttcttttgttttttaaaaaataaaattatctaaaagtaaaaagtagcagaatgtaaaaatatcccaaaaaacacgaattttgtatttttaaagccaatgtttaaaaatattaagaagcGCTTAAAGCCAGGCAATTgcagagagacagagagaaaATGGTCGAAAAAAACCTGGGCCATATCTAAGATTTTAAGAACAAAGCCTGcgttaatttcaatttatatcaTACAATtacacaacaaacaaaaaacacccacaaaaaaagtataaaaaaaatttataaaaactttgctaaaaaaaaattatatgtttgATGTTTGCTTTCAATGATGCAtaaaactgattttctttgccCGTCAGCGAACTCCGTTGAAATTTACTAGAAATTTTCGGGTTTCAGGCGGACCGCAGCTATGCAAAATCGGTTTCGGTTTTTTCAATGATTTCTCACATTTTTGGGAATCCCCAATGGATGTTGCTGAACCGAAATATCCGATTTAAAGTGCGTCATCACTTCATCGACGATGGATCACGATCTGCAAAACGAGGCCTTCATTGCAACATCGTTAACATCCGCTAATTGTCAAAGCAATGAATTATGAAAGTTCAGATATtggtatatacatatatatatattgatacaTATCTTCAGGGTGAATCGGTTTGCATTTTGAGAGATGTGGGCAGTTCGCTGTTTGACCATCAATAATCCAGTTAAGGTCGAGTTCGACATGGGGGTCTGGGTCTTCACCTCTTGGCCAAATGGATACTGCCGGTCTGAGgcatttcttaaaaattaagctTCAATTCCCCACCTCTGTCCACCGGTACTTTTCTCTTCATTCGCTCGCGACGTGGTGCCataaaatagttattaaaactttaagtgGTGTGTTAAATTGCACACCAAAAAGCTCAAGTCattatttacataatttacaTTATGATATGAATGCTGGCAGATATTGATGTCGTATTAGAGTGGGACATAAACTTGAAAAGAAAAAGTGATTTcgatttaagaaaacttttcttttcagTTTTGGCTAATACAGATTGAGCTGAttagaaagaaaaaaagttaagttaatttatattataaaattgacaagttaaaatgttgttttcgtttattttctattttttttattgcttccatgggagctatatagagctgatatagtcgtccgattttaatcaaatttaaaccttcATTCTGAAGtaaagttttgggaaagtttcctttaaaactgagagactagtttacgTAGGAAAGtacggacagatggacatggctagatcgactctcttagtgatgctgatcaagaatatatactttatagggtcggaaatgtctcctttacaATAGcctctgcaagagtataaatGTGATAATaacttaatgaaaattaagaaaaatgaaaatgcctCTGCTTCTCGTGAGACTAAACTTAAGCCAAAACTTGAAAATCTACTTTCTTAGTAAGTTTTATTTAGACAGAAAATCATTTGAATAttcttcaaattaaaaaaaaacggtatTTAATGCCGCaacacacaaataaattaatttctttacaCCATTAGTTTTCGTTTCAATTGACGGCCCATAGGTCTC
This genomic window from Drosophila gunungcola strain Sukarami chromosome 3R, Dgunungcola_SK_2, whole genome shotgun sequence contains:
- the LOC128254174 gene encoding tropomyosin-2 isoform X1 — translated: MDAIKKKMQAMKLEKDNAIDKADTCENQAKDANSRADKLNEEVRDLEKKFVQVEIDLVTAKEQLEKANTELEEKEKLLTSTESEVATQNRKVQQIEEDLEKSEERSTTAQQKLLEATQSADENNRMCKVLENRSQQDEERMDQLTNQLKEARMLAEDADTKSDEVSRKLAFVEDELEVAEDRVRSGESKIMELEEELKVVGNSLKSLEVSEEKANQRVEEFKREMKTLSIKLKEAEQRAEHAEKQVKRLQKEVDRLEDELGINKDRYKSLADEMDSTFAELAGY
- the LOC128254174 gene encoding tropomyosin-2 isoform X2 — its product is MDAIKKKMQAMKLEKDNAIDKADTCENQAKDANSRADKLNEEVRDLEKKFVQVEIDLVTAKEQLEKANTELEEKEKLLTSTESEVATQNRKVQQIEEDLEKSEERSTTAQQKLLEATQSADENNRMCKVLENRSQQDEERMDQLTNQLKEARMLAEDADTKSDEVSRKLAFVEDELEVAEDRVRSGESKIMELEEELKVVGNSLKSLEVSEEKANQRVEEFKREMKTLSIKLKEAEQRAEHAEKQVKRLQKEVDRLEDRLFNEKEKYKAICDDLDQTFAELTGY